A window of Helicobacter pylori genomic DNA:
ATCTTGCATGCTTTCTCCTTTAAACGCGTCTAATCAAATCGTTCATGCTCTCTAGCACACTTTTACCCTTTAAAAGCAAGGCCAATTCGCTCGCAATGGGCGTATAAATGCCGTATTTTTTAGCGATTTCTACAATGGCGTTGGTCGTTTTCACCCCTTCAGCCACTTCGCCTAACTCTTCTAACACCACCTCTAAAGGCTTGTTTTGGGCTAGCCCCAAACCCACACGATAATTCCTGGATAAAATAGAATTAGCCGTTAAAAACAAATCCCCAGCCCCAGACAACCCTAAAAAAGTCTCTGTTTTCCCCCCAAAAAACGCCCCAAAGCGCTGCATTTCCACTAAACCACGAGACAATAAACTCGCTTTAGCGCTATTGCCTAATTTCAAGCCATCGCAAACCCCCCCAGCAATGGCTATCACATTTTTATACGCACCAGCGATTTCACCTCCTATAATGTCTTGTTGGGCGTAAGCTCTGATAAAAGAGGGGGTTTTATTGGCAAATTCTAGCGCTAAAGCCTGATTATTAGAATGAATGACAAGCGCGCAAGGCAGGCCTTGAATGATTTCAGCCGCAAAACTCGGGCCGGCTAAAAAACACAAATGGTTAGGATCAATAAAATCCTTTGCGATCTCGCTCACAAACGCCTTGTTTAAAACTTCTATCCCTTTAGAGGCGATTAAAACTTTAGCGTTTTTGGGTAAAGAAGCGTTTTGAAACCATTCTCTTAAATGTTGCACGCTGATAGCGATAACATAAAGGGCTGCTTTTAAGCCTGTTTCTAAATCCACTTGCTCTATCGGGGCAGAGCCTTTAGAGATTAGAGCGTCGTTGAGCTTTTTTAACGGCTCGTTTAAATCCCGCCTTGAAATGATTTTCACTTCATTCTTTTCTCCAAAAGCAAAGGCTAAAGCCCTCCCCCACGCCCCGCCACCAAATACTGCAATTTCCATCCAATTCCTAATTTCATTGATTGTATAACTCGCCATTTTACAATAATAAGTTTAAAATAGCCCTTACAATCAAAACGCTGTCTTTGATTAAAAATAGGGTGTAAAAATCAGAAATCTCTTTCACGCTCCGATCCAGATCACCGCCGTTTTGTTCTTCTCCATTTCTGCAACTTATTTTGAAGCCTTTCATCGTTTAAGCAATCTTGATAAACCCCATTATTTCTTTCTTTATATCTTTTAAGCCTTTTTTGGATTTCTTCAAACTCTCTGTAATTTTCTTCCTCGTCCTCTTCGTTGCCGTTTTGTTCTTTGTATTTTTCCCAAGTGAAAGCGCTCGCGCTATCAAAGACTGCATCAATGCTTTCTTTAAACAAATTAATCACTTCGTTTAGTTGCACTAAATTCTCTCTTTTGGATTGTTCTTGTTGAAAAAATTCTTTTTCTAAAATCTCAATTCTTCTAAAAATTTTATCACTAAAATCATCAAAACCTTTTTGCATAAAATCCAATCCAACAGAACGCAATTCGCTTTGGTAGCGTTTGAATTTACTAGCGTCTCGCTTAATATCCCTTTCATACCTCCAAAACACATTATATAAATATTCTAAAATTTCCCTTTGTTTTTCGCTCCTCTTGTTTAACTTTATTAAAAATTTTTCAAGCGAATTGAAAACACGGCTTTTTTCGCTGAACTCTTTATATTCTTGATACCTTGTAGAGCTATGAGTGCAAATCCCTTTAAACTCAATGCCATGATCTTCTAAAGTCTCTTTAATTTTATTAGCGATTTCTTCTAGTTGGCTTTTTGTGCGCCTATCAGCCCTACTCAATACGATAAAAACTTGCTTGCCTTCGTCGTATAAATCTTGCAAATAGTCTAAATCATCGCTTTGAATCTCCCCACACTCGCAATTAATGAGCCATAAAATGTGTTTAGCGTGCCTTAAGTATTCTTTAGAGGCTTCTTTGTCCTCACTCGTATAGCCTTGATTGCCGGGGTTATGGCCAGGCGTGTCTATGAAGCATAGAAATTCAAAAGGCATGCTAGGAGCGCCTAAAAGCATGAAAGGCATGATCTCTTTCAAATTAAAGCCAAAGGCTTTTAAAAACGCACGATCAAAAGCGAGGTGGGGTAATTCCACCATACCCCCACTTTGAGAGCGCCCCATCAAAACTTCCCTTTTACCCTTTAAGCAATAAGTGGGGATAGCGGTAGTGGGGCTGATGTCTTCAGGGAGTTTTAATTTCAAATTCAACAAGTTGTTTAAAAAAGCGGATTTGCCTGCGCTAAACCCTCCCCCCACTGCAACCATGGTTTTTTGAAACAAACTGGGGAAGCTCGCCACTAATTGCAATTCTTTTTGGATTTCTTGGAGAGCTAATAACGCCAGAGCCTCTCCTTTAAGCGAATCCACGCCATTAGCGAACTCTAAAAACTCGTTATCCAAGATGCTTTGGTATTGAATCAGCCCTTGATTTTCTATTTTGGCGTTCAAAATACGAGCGATCAAATCGTAGCGCTCTTCTAAACTCCCTAGATGGTGATGGTTTTTGCCCCTATCATTGCCATTAAAACAATCAGCCCTCATTGGATCCCTTTTAAAGCTTTGATTTGTGTTTCTAATTGAGCGATGGATTGTTCTTTGTTTTGAACTTGAACGAGCAGTGTTTGAGTGTTTTCTTGAAGTTTTTGAAGCGTATCGCTAGCGAAATTTTGCTTTTCTAAATTCGTTCTTAAATCGTTGGTATAGTTTTTCACATCTCCTCTAGTCTCAGCTTTAAAATCCCTTACATGAATGTCCACACTTTTTATAAAAGCATCGGCTTCATCGCCTTTTAAATGACCCGTTATCCCTCTCATCTCGCTAGGGAGTTTATCGGTGTAATGAAACTCTTTAAATTCAATGCGATCCAAGACAGCCATCACACTTTTTTTGAAAGCGTATTTATCAATCAAACTATTATCATGAATAATTTCGATCATTCTAGAAAGGACTTTAGCGTAGAGTTCTTTTCTAAAAACGATTTTAAAAGAATGAGCACTGTCGTTTAAGGCCTTTTCGCAATCAGCATGCATCTTTATCAAATGATCAACCACCGCTCCGGCTTTAATGGCCGTTACTTTTCTCCAGCTTCCTTTTTTATCATAACCCCACTCATCGTTAAACGCTTGGCCAAAAAATCTTGCAATATTTCTCACAAAGCCATCTTGTTTAACTTTTTTGATAAAATATTCATCGTCTTTACCTTTTTGGTGTTCATTATTCTTTTCAGTATTTTGGATAAATTTCTCTAATGTTGCTTCCAAGTCATCTCTAATCTTTTTGATAAACTCATGGATAAATACTTCATACGCCTCTTTAAAACTTGTCTCAATCTCGCCAGAAAGTTTTTCATAAGCCTCTATTTGCTTTTTGATCGTGCCCATATCAGTGCTTTCGATCCTCTTTTTTTCTCCTTCTAAATCTTCTAATAACTGCGTTATTAATTTATGGAGGTTATTAGCTTGACTTTCTACAATTCCTTGCAATCTTTGAGAAATGATTTTTTCTTTTTCTTGAGCGGCTTTTTCTAAACGCTCTTTAATCGCGCCCATATTGCTCACTAACAACAGGCTTTCTTTGGACTTTTCATCGCTATTAAAAGCGTCAGGGTAATCGCCTTTTAAATTCCGCAATGCATTGTGATACTCTTCTTTTTCTTTTTCCCAAAAAGCTTGGTTTTCAAAATCTTTATGCATGCTAAAGCACACCCCTGAAGTTACAATGACGCCATTTTTTTTCGCTTTTTCAAAAATCTCTTGTTGGTTAGGGTAAGCTTTAATCAACGCTTCCATGATTTGATCCAATTGAGATGAAAGGACTTTTTGCGCGTTTGCTAAAGCTGTAGGGAGATGGTGGTTAGATTTTTCCACTTCACTAAAGTTGTTAAGAGCGCTATCTATCTGGCTTGCCACAAAATAAATCTCTTGAAGGCCTTCTTTATTAGAAACCCTGTCAAACAAACTCATATCGCTATCCGTTAAAAACTGACTAGAAGGGCTTATGATAAACACCACATCGCAATCTTTCAATAAAGCTTTGGTGCGTTCTTCCCTAGAAACGATCGGATCGTTCACGCCCGGGGTGTCAATCACTTCCAAATCTTTAAGGTTGGGGTTATTCAAATAAATTTGCACCGCTTTAGTGTAGGGCATATACTTCCCGTTCGTGCCCACGAATTGGAGCAATTTTTGATTCAACTCTCCCAAATTATCGGCTTGAATGCGCGTGTCTATACTTTTAAGATTGACCCCGCTGTTTTTTATTTTTTCGTATTGATCATGCGATGAAACGAGCTTGTCATTCTCCTTGAATGCATTTTTAGCGATCCTTTCAGCCTTTGCTAAGATTTCTTCATCGCTTAAAACCCTCTCTTTGGGCGCATCTTCGCTTTTATTTCTGCCAAACTTGTTGCCAAAATTCTTAAGCCCTTCTTTAGCCCTATTTGAAAAACTCTGTTTTTCTTTTTGTTTGTTGACTTCTTCTTCAACAA
This region includes:
- a CDS encoding NAD(P)H-dependent glycerol-3-phosphate dehydrogenase codes for the protein MEIAVFGGGAWGRALAFAFGEKNEVKIISRRDLNEPLKKLNDALISKGSAPIEQVDLETGLKAALYVIAISVQHLREWFQNASLPKNAKVLIASKGIEVLNKAFVSEIAKDFIDPNHLCFLAGPSFAAEIIQGLPCALVIHSNNQALALEFANKTPSFIRAYAQQDIIGGEIAGAYKNVIAIAGGVCDGLKLGNSAKASLLSRGLVEMQRFGAFFGGKTETFLGLSGAGDLFLTANSILSRNYRVGLGLAQNKPLEVVLEELGEVAEGVKTTNAIVEIAKKYGIYTPIASELALLLKGKSVLESMNDLIRRV
- a CDS encoding dynamin-like GTPase family protein → MRADCFNGNDRGKNHHHLGSLEERYDLIARILNAKIENQGLIQYQSILDNEFLEFANGVDSLKGEALALLALQEIQKELQLVASFPSLFQKTMVAVGGGFSAGKSAFLNNLLNLKLKLPEDISPTTAIPTYCLKGKREVLMGRSQSGGMVELPHLAFDRAFLKAFGFNLKEIMPFMLLGAPSMPFEFLCFIDTPGHNPGNQGYTSEDKEASKEYLRHAKHILWLINCECGEIQSDDLDYLQDLYDEGKQVFIVLSRADRRTKSQLEEIANKIKETLEDHGIEFKGICTHSSTRYQEYKEFSEKSRVFNSLEKFLIKLNKRSEKQREILEYLYNVFWRYERDIKRDASKFKRYQSELRSVGLDFMQKGFDDFSDKIFRRIEILEKEFFQQEQSKRENLVQLNEVINLFKESIDAVFDSASAFTWEKYKEQNGNEEDEEENYREFEEIQKRLKRYKERNNGVYQDCLNDERLQNKLQKWRRTKRR
- a CDS encoding dynamin-like GTPase family protein, whose translation is MNEQELTKKSALIEKAITEYGLTERARPFISENAVITTEVLEQTLKDMRPKDRNLKVGIIGRVKAGKSSLLNALIFEGKEVLPKAATPMTASLTVLKYAEKLSAEVELYNEKDIAELKNEHERYEKEFKRIVEEEVNKQKEKQSFSNRAKEGLKNFGNKFGRNKSEDAPKERVLSDEEILAKAERIAKNAFKENDKLVSSHDQYEKIKNSGVNLKSIDTRIQADNLGELNQKLLQFVGTNGKYMPYTKAVQIYLNNPNLKDLEVIDTPGVNDPIVSREERTKALLKDCDVVFIISPSSQFLTDSDMSLFDRVSNKEGLQEIYFVASQIDSALNNFSEVEKSNHHLPTALANAQKVLSSQLDQIMEALIKAYPNQQEIFEKAKKNGVIVTSGVCFSMHKDFENQAFWEKEKEEYHNALRNLKGDYPDAFNSDEKSKESLLLVSNMGAIKERLEKAAQEKEKIISQRLQGIVESQANNLHKLITQLLEDLEGEKKRIESTDMGTIKKQIEAYEKLSGEIETSFKEAYEVFIHEFIKKIRDDLEATLEKFIQNTEKNNEHQKGKDDEYFIKKVKQDGFVRNIARFFGQAFNDEWGYDKKGSWRKVTAIKAGAVVDHLIKMHADCEKALNDSAHSFKIVFRKELYAKVLSRMIEIIHDNSLIDKYAFKKSVMAVLDRIEFKEFHYTDKLPSEMRGITGHLKGDEADAFIKSVDIHVRDFKAETRGDVKNYTNDLRTNLEKQNFASDTLQKLQENTQTLLVQVQNKEQSIAQLETQIKALKGIQ